Proteins co-encoded in one Symmachiella macrocystis genomic window:
- a CDS encoding DUF1559 family PulG-like putative transporter, whose translation MSRQSSFPCRGLCSTRLHFTRRGFTLVEILVVLGIIAILLALILPVLNCGDGRSVQCINRIKNIGLALHNYANEYGAFPPAYTVDADGKPLHSWRTLMLPYLDYRELYETIDLTKPWNDPANAQAASANLAIFQCPLAELDPHQTTYLAVTTPTSFLRLTQTRGFGDIKDDPHETLLVIDAPAKNAVHWMAPYDAGEQVVFELTDKSDLQHSGEIIAVFADGTVRAISPNMPEAELRRLISIAGDEVQNTAGRVRQ comes from the coding sequence ATGAGCCGACAGTCCTCTTTTCCTTGTCGTGGGCTGTGCAGCACAAGGTTGCATTTTACCCGCCGGGGCTTCACGCTTGTCGAAATTCTTGTGGTTCTTGGCATCATTGCGATATTGCTCGCGCTGATCTTGCCTGTATTGAACTGTGGTGACGGTCGTTCTGTGCAATGCATCAATCGCATCAAGAATATCGGGTTGGCACTGCACAACTATGCAAACGAATATGGCGCGTTCCCACCTGCCTATACGGTCGATGCGGATGGTAAACCGCTACACAGTTGGCGGACGTTGATGTTGCCCTATTTGGATTATCGTGAACTTTACGAAACGATCGACCTCACCAAGCCCTGGAACGATCCCGCGAATGCCCAGGCTGCTTCGGCCAATTTGGCCATCTTTCAATGCCCCTTAGCCGAATTAGACCCGCACCAGACAACGTATCTGGCCGTGACGACGCCGACCAGTTTTTTGCGGTTGACGCAAACCAGGGGATTTGGGGACATCAAAGACGATCCGCACGAAACACTGTTGGTCATTGATGCGCCGGCCAAGAATGCCGTGCATTGGATGGCCCCGTATGACGCTGGCGAACAGGTCGTGTTCGAGCTGACGGATAAATCTGACTTGCAGCATTCCGGTGAGATCATAGCAGTGTTCGCCGATGGCACGGTTCGAGCAATCTCTCCTAACATGCCGGAAGCGGAACTGCGCCGCCTGATTTCGATTGCTGGAGATGAGGTGCAGAATACAGCGGGCCGCGTTCGCCAATGA